The following proteins come from a genomic window of Lysobacterales bacterium:
- a CDS encoding helix-turn-helix transcriptional regulator: MHTLAQYPGAFAPPVARYPASSEAWSGTVEDSPRGDSRLRRLQAAREMLRARYFESITMHDLAAAACMSLHHFMRSYTAQFGHSAHEELVSLRIGLAEHLLTTTRLQVRQIAAAVGFESRTTLFRHFIRHHQRSPEQFRCEQARLDRILRCNASPSLLLRRSGEAVAAA, translated from the coding sequence ATGCACACCCTGGCCCAATATCCCGGCGCCTTTGCGCCTCCGGTCGCGCGTTACCCAGCCTCGTCCGAGGCCTGGTCCGGCACGGTCGAGGACTCACCACGCGGCGACTCGCGCCTGCGCCGCCTGCAAGCGGCACGCGAGATGCTGCGTGCGCGCTATTTCGAGTCGATCACGATGCACGACCTGGCGGCCGCGGCCTGCATGTCGCTGCATCACTTCATGCGCAGCTACACCGCGCAGTTCGGTCACTCGGCGCATGAGGAGCTGGTGTCGCTGAGGATCGGTCTGGCCGAGCACCTGCTGACCACCACACGCCTGCAGGTGCGCCAGATTGCAGCCGCTGTCGGCTTCGAATCGCGCACCACGCTGTTCCGGCACTTCATCCGCCACCACCAGCGTTCGCCCGAGCAGTTCCGTTGCGAGCAGGCGCGGCTCGATCGGATCCTGCGTTGCAATGCGTCGCCGTCGCTGCTGCTGCGTCGGTCGGGGGAAGCGGTGGCGGCGGCCTGA
- a CDS encoding PD40 domain-containing protein — MTAIQTDPNDWPTRFRVGDVLVDAGANELWVAGAVQRVEGRTMAVLVVLARHAGAVARREALMAEVWRGRIVTDDSLTRAVAQLRQALGDAAAIETIPKLGYRLKWPVTAATTDGPSATLSAPEGDAATVRAVAAGPRGSRWWAAAVGLAAIALLWLAFGRNVESDDAGLRPMLIQSVTPVAAIPGVKRMPRFSRDGQQLVFDLQADESSNRDIWVVDLPTWSARQITRGTAIEQHADWTADAAALVYVRSENGRCELVRKSLVTAVEHIVRDCRYGSFVRPRVSPDGQRIVYSDLIENGTQAVLFEADLKSGEQRQLTQPDPGWFDLYPEYTPDGRHALFGRATLSAVRNLYVLDLDSGKVNALHREPGIITDATMESDDVYMFATLRTGQMQLIRRDLAGHEQALPLGADYIRGAAFSPDRQRLAFESWTIRQRIVSAGIDDGASRDVSVSSRIDRVPKLSPDGRRMAFVSTRDGYANVWLNEGGVERQLTHFRPEDPEFLSWHPGEPWLAFSITRADGSFACMIDTAVAEPELRCGRAAGRAAPFWSPDGRHFRFAAPDGQGYSVFETDGVTSEAAPRRIIADAYFAQPLPSGGHCFQRSGRDGIWCDLGAGPHLAMPEHGWFGHKNWVLDGDVVYALQLDGRVLTVPAKGGATQVLGRLPGRIHPNAGLNRSADGAFVYATLTTYESELMLANLATH, encoded by the coding sequence ATGACGGCGATACAGACCGATCCAAACGACTGGCCGACGCGCTTCCGCGTCGGCGACGTGCTGGTCGATGCCGGCGCGAACGAACTGTGGGTTGCGGGTGCGGTGCAGCGCGTCGAAGGTCGCACGATGGCGGTGCTGGTAGTCCTGGCCCGACATGCCGGCGCCGTGGCGCGGCGCGAGGCGCTGATGGCCGAGGTCTGGCGCGGGCGCATCGTCACCGACGATTCGCTGACGCGCGCGGTCGCGCAGTTGCGGCAGGCGCTGGGTGACGCGGCGGCGATCGAGACCATCCCGAAGCTCGGTTATCGCCTGAAGTGGCCGGTGACGGCGGCGACCACCGATGGCCCGTCGGCGACGCTGTCTGCGCCGGAAGGCGATGCCGCGACTGTCCGGGCTGTCGCTGCGGGACCCCGTGGGTCCCGATGGTGGGCTGCAGCGGTCGGCTTGGCTGCCATCGCACTGCTCTGGCTGGCGTTCGGTCGGAACGTCGAATCCGACGATGCCGGATTGCGGCCGATGCTGATCCAGTCGGTCACGCCGGTGGCCGCGATTCCCGGCGTGAAGCGCATGCCGCGGTTTTCGCGCGATGGCCAGCAGCTGGTGTTCGATCTGCAAGCCGACGAGAGCAGCAATCGCGACATCTGGGTGGTCGATCTGCCGACCTGGTCGGCGCGCCAGATCACGCGCGGCACCGCCATCGAGCAGCATGCGGACTGGACCGCCGACGCTGCCGCGCTGGTCTACGTGCGCAGCGAGAACGGCCGCTGCGAACTGGTGCGCAAGTCGCTGGTGACGGCGGTGGAACACATCGTGCGCGATTGTCGTTACGGGAGCTTCGTGCGTCCGCGGGTGTCGCCGGACGGGCAACGCATCGTCTATTCCGATCTGATCGAGAACGGTACCCAGGCGGTGCTGTTCGAGGCCGACCTGAAGAGTGGCGAGCAGCGCCAGCTCACGCAGCCCGATCCGGGCTGGTTCGACCTGTACCCCGAATACACGCCGGACGGCCGACATGCCCTGTTCGGACGCGCGACCCTGTCGGCCGTGCGCAATCTGTATGTGCTCGACCTCGATAGCGGCAAGGTGAATGCGCTGCATCGCGAACCCGGCATCATCACCGACGCGACCATGGAGAGCGACGATGTCTACATGTTCGCCACCTTGCGCACCGGTCAGATGCAATTGATCCGCCGCGATCTGGCGGGGCACGAGCAGGCACTGCCGCTCGGCGCCGACTACATCCGTGGCGCCGCCTTCAGTCCGGACCGGCAGCGGCTCGCCTTCGAGAGCTGGACGATTCGCCAGCGCATCGTCAGCGCCGGCATCGACGACGGCGCCAGTCGCGATGTCAGTGTCTCCTCGCGGATCGACCGCGTCCCCAAGCTGTCGCCGGACGGTCGCCGCATGGCCTTCGTCTCGACCCGCGACGGGTATGCGAACGTGTGGCTGAACGAGGGTGGCGTGGAACGGCAGCTCACCCACTTCCGGCCGGAAGACCCGGAGTTCCTGTCCTGGCATCCCGGCGAACCGTGGTTGGCCTTTTCCATCACGCGTGCCGACGGCAGCTTTGCCTGCATGATCGACACCGCGGTCGCCGAACCCGAATTGCGGTGTGGCCGCGCGGCAGGCCGTGCGGCGCCGTTTTGGTCGCCGGATGGTCGACACTTTCGTTTTGCGGCGCCGGATGGGCAAGGCTATTCGGTCTTCGAAACCGATGGTGTGACGTCCGAGGCCGCACCGCGGCGCATCATTGCCGATGCCTATTTCGCGCAACCTTTGCCATCGGGCGGGCATTGCTTCCAGCGTTCTGGTCGCGACGGCATCTGGTGCGACCTCGGTGCCGGCCCGCATCTGGCCATGCCCGAACACGGCTGGTTCGGGCACAAGAACTGGGTGCTGGACGGCGATGTCGTGTACGCGCTGCAACTGGACGGGCGGGTGCTCACGGTGCCGGCCAAGGGCGGCGCGACGCAGGTCCTCGGCCGCCTGCCCGGACGGATCCACCCGAATGCCGGGCTGAATCGCAGCGCGGACGGCGCGTTCGTCTACGCCACGCTCACCACCTACGAAAGCGAATTGATGCTGGCCAATCTCGCAACCCATTGA
- a CDS encoding Ig-like domain-containing protein yields the protein MRSVLRGALLACALPFAFPAAADVFINEIHYDDADTPTMGDTNEAIEIVATGGEDLSQYSIVLYNGSSPAAATVYDTDAVPVGSAVSCSGGGGATIAVINYPQNGVQNGGNDAIALVQGSTVIQFLSYEGVATASGGPASGMASIDIGVSEAGSTVEGTSLQLGGGPSSTYSGFSWNGSATATMGACNNGQTFGAPVDNPPQLTGSNPANGANTVAVASDVVLTFSEAVVTTDPWFALDCGAGTIAGAITGSGNTRTFNPTADLPFNATCTATLTPANVVDTDATADALAGTTSFTFSTVADLAPGVTSVSPTENATGVNVNANLAVTFSEAVTPTLSNWLTLTCVSSGPHTVVISGGPTAWTINPDADFAFSENCTASIAASNVVDQDGLPDPMSAPKNWTFTTGADLAPTVSSTTPADNAINVSLGSDVTVVFSEAVMASNASFTVNCATSGAHTFALNAAPTSSYTLNPTADFAGTEVCTVTVVAAQVTDIDGAPTMMGVNYVFDFTTGNDPGNYYATVDATSCTTLRSSLHALIRNHTAVSYSGSPPNALTVMNLGDEDPLNSANILDVYKNHSCPKQLSGATCYNKEHTWPNSLGFNDMDDWPNGSGVPYPPYTDTHMLYASDVGFNSHRGNLSYGNCTGTCSRDDTEAYFGFGGGDDDNLYNSSVYEVWDHRKGDAARAALYMDVRYEGGTNSNGQPEPDLRLTDNLSLVNTTPINSPQAIAYMGVRADLIEWANGDLPDTYEQMRNDVVYSFQGNRNPFIDHPEWVNCVFSCNCAAPSNPPTATADGVTVNEDSGATVIDVLANDPDPDGGPKFVQSTTQPAGGTVTIGVNGTNVSFAPNANVCGPTSFSYSLNGGSSATVSVSVTCQNDAPNAVGTLADLSYPVGTVVSLATASGFADVDNDTLTYSATGLPASLSIDLNSGVISGTLQGAEIGVHNIVVTARDPSNATATQSFSITVTALDNLLFVDGFEG from the coding sequence ATGCGATCCGTGCTTCGTGGCGCGCTGCTGGCTTGTGCCCTTCCATTCGCCTTTCCGGCGGCAGCCGATGTCTTCATCAACGAAATTCATTACGACGACGCCGATACGCCGACGATGGGCGACACCAATGAAGCCATCGAGATCGTCGCCACGGGTGGCGAAGACCTGAGCCAGTATTCGATCGTTCTCTACAACGGCTCGTCGCCCGCGGCGGCGACCGTGTATGACACCGATGCGGTGCCCGTGGGTTCGGCCGTGTCCTGCTCGGGTGGTGGTGGTGCGACGATTGCCGTCATCAACTATCCACAGAATGGCGTACAGAACGGCGGGAACGATGCCATTGCCCTGGTCCAAGGGTCGACCGTTATCCAGTTCCTGAGTTATGAAGGAGTTGCAACCGCTTCAGGTGGTCCCGCCAGCGGCATGGCGTCCATCGACATCGGCGTCTCTGAAGCCGGCTCGACGGTTGAAGGCACATCGCTTCAACTTGGCGGCGGCCCAAGCAGCACCTATTCGGGATTCAGCTGGAACGGGTCTGCCACGGCAACGATGGGCGCCTGCAACAACGGCCAGACATTCGGTGCTCCGGTCGACAATCCGCCGCAACTGACCGGCAGCAACCCCGCCAACGGCGCGAACACCGTCGCAGTGGCGAGCGATGTCGTCCTCACGTTCTCGGAAGCCGTGGTCACCACGGATCCCTGGTTCGCGCTGGACTGCGGCGCCGGCACGATTGCCGGTGCGATCACCGGCAGCGGCAACACGCGCACCTTCAATCCGACCGCCGACCTCCCGTTCAATGCCACCTGCACGGCAACGCTGACGCCAGCCAACGTGGTCGACACCGACGCCACCGCCGACGCACTCGCCGGCACCACGAGCTTCACGTTCTCGACTGTTGCCGACCTCGCACCCGGCGTCACGTCGGTGTCGCCGACGGAGAACGCGACCGGTGTCAACGTCAACGCCAACCTTGCGGTCACGTTCAGCGAAGCGGTGACCCCGACGTTGTCGAACTGGCTGACGCTGACCTGCGTGAGCAGCGGCCCGCACACGGTCGTCATCAGCGGTGGCCCGACCGCTTGGACGATCAATCCGGATGCCGATTTTGCATTCAGCGAAAACTGCACCGCGTCGATCGCGGCGTCGAACGTCGTCGATCAGGACGGGCTGCCTGATCCAATGTCGGCGCCGAAGAACTGGACGTTCACGACCGGTGCCGACCTCGCACCGACCGTTTCGTCGACGACCCCTGCCGACAACGCGATCAATGTCAGTCTGGGTAGCGACGTCACCGTCGTGTTCAGCGAAGCCGTGATGGCCAGCAATGCCTCGTTCACGGTGAACTGCGCCACGTCCGGCGCGCACACATTCGCGCTGAATGCGGCACCGACGAGCAGCTATACGCTCAACCCCACGGCCGACTTCGCTGGGACCGAGGTCTGCACCGTCACCGTGGTTGCCGCACAGGTCACCGACATCGATGGTGCGCCGACGATGATGGGCGTGAATTACGTGTTTGATTTCACGACCGGCAACGACCCCGGCAATTACTACGCGACGGTCGATGCGACCTCGTGCACGACACTGCGCTCGTCCTTGCATGCCCTGATCAGGAACCATACGGCCGTGTCCTATTCGGGTTCACCGCCGAATGCGCTCACCGTGATGAACCTCGGCGACGAGGACCCGCTCAACTCCGCCAACATCCTCGATGTGTACAAGAATCATTCCTGCCCGAAGCAGCTCAGTGGCGCCACTTGCTACAACAAGGAGCACACCTGGCCGAACTCGCTCGGATTCAATGACATGGACGACTGGCCCAACGGCAGCGGCGTGCCCTACCCGCCGTACACGGACACCCACATGCTGTACGCGTCCGACGTCGGCTTCAACAGCCATCGCGGAAATCTCTCCTACGGCAACTGCACCGGCACATGCTCGCGCGACGACACCGAGGCGTATTTCGGTTTCGGTGGTGGCGACGATGACAACCTCTACAACAGCTCTGTCTACGAAGTCTGGGACCATCGCAAGGGTGATGCTGCGCGTGCAGCCTTGTACATGGACGTCCGCTACGAAGGCGGCACCAACAGCAATGGCCAACCGGAGCCCGACCTGCGCCTGACCGACAATCTGTCGCTGGTCAACACCACGCCGATCAACAGCCCGCAGGCGATCGCCTACATGGGCGTCCGGGCCGATCTCATCGAGTGGGCAAACGGCGACTTGCCGGACACCTACGAGCAGATGCGCAACGATGTGGTCTATTCCTTCCAGGGCAATCGCAACCCGTTCATCGACCACCCGGAATGGGTGAATTGCGTGTTTTCCTGCAATTGCGCCGCCCCGAGCAACCCGCCGACGGCAACCGCCGACGGCGTCACCGTGAACGAAGACAGCGGCGCGACCGTCATCGACGTGCTGGCCAACGACCCCGATCCGGATGGCGGGCCGAAGTTTGTGCAGTCGACCACGCAACCCGCAGGGGGCACTGTGACCATCGGCGTCAACGGCACGAATGTCTCGTTCGCGCCCAATGCCAATGTCTGCGGTCCAACCAGCTTCAGCTATTCACTGAATGGCGGATCATCGGCCACCGTATCGGTGTCGGTGACCTGCCAGAACGACGCCCCCAACGCCGTCGGCACGCTGGCGGACCTGAGTTATCCGGTCGGTACCGTGGTCAGTCTCGCCACCGCGTCCGGCTTCGCCGATGTCGATAACGACACGCTCACCTATTCGGCGACCGGTCTGCCGGCTTCGTTGTCGATCGACCTCAACAGCGGCGTCATCAGCGGCACGCTGCAGGGTGCGGAAATCGGCGTGCACAACATCGTCGTCACGGCACGTGACCCGTCGAATGCCACGGCGACGCAATCGTTCTCGATCACGGTCACCGCGCTCGACAACCTCCTGTTCGTGGACGGCTTCGAAGGCTGA
- a CDS encoding co-chaperone GroES yields the protein MSIKPLHDRVVIKRMEEERLSAGGIVIPDSATEKPIRGEIVAVGPGKPLDNGSVRALSVKVGDKVLFGKYSGTEQKIDGVEYVFIKEDDIFAVLG from the coding sequence ATGAGCATCAAACCGCTACACGACCGCGTCGTCATCAAGCGCATGGAAGAAGAACGCCTGTCCGCCGGCGGCATCGTGATTCCGGACTCGGCCACCGAGAAGCCGATTCGCGGCGAAATCGTCGCCGTGGGACCGGGCAAGCCGCTGGACAACGGCTCGGTGCGCGCCCTGTCGGTGAAGGTCGGCGACAAGGTGCTGTTTGGCAAGTACAGCGGCACCGAGCAGAAGATCGACGGCGTCGAATACGTCTTCATCAAGGAAGACGACATTTTCGCGGTGCTCGGCTGA
- a CDS encoding DUF3297 family protein yields MSDMPPDRLSVNPRSPFYNEATLARGIGIRFKGVERTDVEEYCISEGWIRVAAGRALDRRGNPITFKHSGPVEPFFKDVAAAE; encoded by the coding sequence ATGTCCGATATGCCGCCCGACCGACTCTCCGTCAATCCGCGCAGTCCGTTCTACAACGAGGCCACGCTCGCGCGCGGCATCGGGATCCGTTTCAAGGGTGTCGAGCGCACGGATGTTGAGGAATATTGCATCAGCGAGGGCTGGATCCGTGTCGCCGCCGGGCGTGCGCTCGACCGCCGCGGCAATCCGATCACCTTCAAGCACAGCGGTCCGGTCGAGCCGTTCTTCAAGGACGTTGCAGCCGCCGAGTGA
- the groL gene encoding chaperonin GroEL (60 kDa chaperone family; promotes refolding of misfolded polypeptides especially under stressful conditions; forms two stacked rings of heptamers to form a barrel-shaped 14mer; ends can be capped by GroES; misfolded proteins enter the barrel where they are refolded when GroES binds), protein MAAKEIRFSEDARAKMVRGVNVLANAVKATLGPKGRNVVLQKSFGAPTITKDGVSVAKEIELADAFENMGAQMVKEVASKTSDVAGDGTTTATVLAQALIREGMKAVAAGMNPMDLKRGIDKAVTAAVAELKKQSKPCNSSKEIAQVGAISANSDQDIGELIAKAMDKVGKEGVITVEEGSGLENSLDVVEGMQFDRGYLSPYFINNQQSMSAELESPFILLYDKKISNVRDLLPVLEGVAKSGKPLLIVAEEVEGEALATLVVNTIRGIVKVCAVKAPGFGDRRKAMLEDMAVLTGGTVISEEVGLSLEKATIKDLGTAKKIQVSKENSTIIDGAGDKKAIEARIKQIKAQIEETTSDYDREKLQERVAKLAGGVAVIKVGASTEIEMKEKKARVEDALHATRAAVEEGVVAGGGVALLVAKAAIASLKGDNEDQNHGIAIARRAMEAPLREIVANAGIEPSIVLHTVLGVNDAGMKLTYGYNAANGEYGDMVEFGILDPTKVTRTALQNAASIAGLMITTEAMVADAPKKEAAPAGGGHDHGGGMGGMDF, encoded by the coding sequence ATGGCTGCCAAAGAAATCCGTTTTTCCGAAGACGCCCGCGCCAAGATGGTTCGCGGCGTGAACGTGCTCGCCAATGCCGTCAAGGCCACGCTCGGCCCGAAGGGTCGCAACGTCGTGCTGCAGAAGAGCTTCGGCGCCCCGACCATCACCAAGGACGGCGTCTCCGTCGCCAAGGAAATCGAGCTGGCCGATGCGTTCGAGAACATGGGCGCACAGATGGTCAAGGAAGTCGCTTCCAAGACGTCCGACGTCGCCGGTGACGGCACCACCACCGCCACCGTGCTGGCCCAGGCGCTGATTCGCGAAGGCATGAAGGCCGTTGCGGCCGGCATGAACCCGATGGACCTGAAGCGCGGCATCGACAAGGCCGTCACCGCGGCCGTCGCCGAGCTGAAGAAGCAGAGCAAGCCCTGCAATTCGTCCAAGGAAATCGCCCAGGTCGGCGCGATCTCGGCGAACTCGGACCAGGACATCGGCGAGCTGATCGCGAAGGCGATGGACAAGGTCGGCAAGGAAGGCGTGATCACGGTCGAGGAAGGTTCGGGTCTGGAAAACAGCCTCGATGTCGTCGAAGGCATGCAGTTCGACCGTGGCTACCTGAGCCCGTACTTCATCAACAACCAGCAGTCGATGTCGGCCGAACTCGAAAGCCCGTTCATCCTGCTGTACGACAAGAAGATCTCGAACGTGCGTGACCTGCTGCCGGTGCTGGAAGGCGTCGCCAAGTCGGGCAAGCCGCTGCTGATCGTCGCCGAAGAAGTGGAAGGTGAAGCCCTCGCCACCCTCGTCGTCAACACCATTCGCGGCATCGTCAAGGTCTGCGCCGTGAAGGCCCCGGGCTTCGGCGATCGTCGCAAGGCGATGCTCGAAGACATGGCCGTCCTGACCGGCGGCACCGTGATCTCGGAAGAAGTCGGCCTGTCGCTCGAAAAGGCCACGATCAAGGATCTCGGCACCGCCAAGAAGATCCAGGTCTCGAAGGAAAACAGCACGATCATCGACGGCGCCGGCGACAAGAAGGCGATCGAAGCGCGCATCAAGCAGATCAAGGCGCAGATCGAGGAAACCACCTCGGACTACGACCGCGAGAAGCTGCAGGAACGCGTGGCCAAGCTCGCCGGCGGCGTGGCCGTGATCAAGGTCGGTGCCTCGACCGAAATCGAAATGAAGGAAAAGAAGGCGCGCGTCGAAGACGCCCTGCACGCGACCCGTGCGGCCGTTGAAGAAGGCGTCGTCGCCGGTGGCGGCGTGGCGTTGTTGGTTGCCAAGGCTGCGATCGCAAGCCTTAAGGGCGACAACGAAGATCAGAACCATGGCATCGCGATTGCTCGGCGTGCGATGGAAGCCCCGCTTCGCGAGATCGTTGCCAACGCCGGTATCGAACCGAGCATAGTTCTTCATACCGTGCTTGGAGTGAATGACGCAGGCATGAAATTGACGTATGGCTATAACGCAGCTAACGGCGAATACGGCGACATGGTCGAGTTTGGCATCCTGGATCCGACCAAGGTCACCCGCACCGCGTTGCAGAACGCCGCCTCGATCGCCGGTCTGATGATCACGACCGAAGCGATGGTCGCCGACGCGCCGAAGAAAGAAGCGGCCCCGGCCGGCGGTGGTCACGACCACGGCGGCGGCATGGGCGGCATGGATTTCTAA
- a CDS encoding TonB-dependent receptor, with translation MQSRRTLKRSALALAISMAAVAPLYAQSNSQGYIFGQVNGSGTVIVENLGTGQKREIAVDADGNFRASALPIGRYRVAFDGQSRDVAVSVGTGTPVGFTSGDSTLAAVTVTGRVNPIDISSVESTSVLTEAEIDAVPINRNVTGVALLAPGTVRGDNAFGNLASFGGASVAENAYFINGFNVTNILNGLAFSELPFEAIAEQQTKTGGYGAEFGRSLGGVINIVTKRGSNDWDFGASMFYTPGALAEATRVRNRFDDDGQVIGYELDSVEPKSDGYQVNLYGSGPLIEDRLFFFGLVQTEERDLSAYNIAAITDTTTREPQALVKLDWNITDNHIVELTAFQDKVEADTSDYALDDLYSEDREGSPGLGQFETGGKNYILKWTGYVSDGFTLSAMAGRGEYSRGSSSDAAACPFAVDARISPRAIGCYNVSFPAIQSPDVGDTRTAYRIDADWLLGDHSVRFGIDREEFETVDFTTFSGGIGYRYITTAAGRVLTNGAIVPEGVTQLVRVRNFENGGTFTTLNNAWYLEDTWQATDRWVVYGGLRNEGFENRNSVGGTFVEIANTWAPRIGAAWDVKGDGTLKLFGNAGRYFIPVYANTNVRLAGAENFWEEFYTFSAIDPVTGAPTLGSEIGDRNVVSSGEIPDPRTVVDNSLDPLYQDEFIIGFQKQIAEGWSLGVRAIHRDLGAGMDDYCSYSYPAEWALANGYSEAEADAIGNATNHCFLMNPGQDLDMNVDLHGDGNITRVLIPAAATGLPAAVRKYNAAELFFERAWDSTWFLKGSWTIAHGYGNTEGYVKSDNGQGDAGITQDFDHPGLADGAYGDLPNDRRHSLKLFGAYKLNEAWELSSSINVQSGRPRNCFGIYAGTEDPEAVTYGPSSFYCDTTDDGVINPQLTPRGTAGRNPWSSLVNLGLKYSPPWATGLSLEVDVTNLFNTRKNLSTQEVAEDSGGEPRGDYLFPTQITAGRQVRFGLQYDF, from the coding sequence ATGCAATCACGTCGCACGCTGAAGCGTTCTGCGCTGGCGCTGGCCATCTCGATGGCTGCCGTCGCGCCGCTTTATGCACAATCGAATTCACAGGGTTACATCTTCGGCCAGGTCAATGGCAGCGGCACCGTCATCGTCGAGAATCTCGGCACCGGGCAGAAGCGTGAGATCGCCGTCGATGCCGATGGCAACTTCCGCGCCTCGGCCTTGCCGATCGGTCGCTATCGCGTCGCGTTCGACGGCCAGTCTCGCGACGTCGCGGTCAGCGTCGGCACCGGTACGCCGGTGGGCTTCACGTCGGGCGATTCGACGCTCGCAGCGGTCACCGTGACCGGACGGGTCAACCCGATCGACATTTCCTCGGTCGAATCGACCTCGGTGCTGACCGAGGCCGAAATCGACGCCGTGCCGATCAACCGGAACGTCACCGGCGTGGCCTTGCTCGCGCCCGGCACGGTGCGTGGCGACAACGCCTTCGGCAACCTGGCTTCGTTCGGTGGCGCCTCGGTCGCCGAGAACGCGTACTTCATCAACGGCTTCAACGTCACCAACATCCTCAACGGACTGGCTTTCAGCGAGCTGCCATTCGAGGCCATTGCCGAACAGCAGACCAAGACCGGCGGCTACGGCGCCGAGTTCGGGCGCTCGCTCGGCGGCGTCATCAACATCGTCACCAAGCGCGGTTCGAACGACTGGGACTTCGGCGCCAGCATGTTCTACACGCCCGGTGCGCTGGCCGAGGCGACGCGCGTGCGCAACCGCTTCGACGACGACGGCCAGGTCATCGGTTACGAACTCGACAGCGTCGAACCGAAGTCCGACGGCTACCAGGTCAATCTCTACGGCAGCGGCCCGCTGATCGAGGACCGGCTGTTCTTCTTCGGTCTGGTGCAGACCGAGGAACGCGACCTGTCGGCCTACAACATCGCGGCCATCACCGACACCACCACGCGCGAGCCGCAGGCGCTGGTCAAGCTCGACTGGAACATCACCGACAACCACATCGTCGAGCTGACCGCATTCCAGGACAAGGTCGAGGCCGATACCTCGGATTACGCGCTGGACGATCTCTACAGCGAGGACCGCGAAGGCAGCCCGGGGCTCGGCCAGTTCGAGACCGGCGGCAAGAACTACATCCTGAAGTGGACCGGCTATGTCAGCGACGGCTTCACGCTCTCGGCGATGGCTGGCCGCGGCGAATACAGTCGCGGATCGAGCAGCGACGCCGCGGCTTGTCCGTTTGCGGTGGATGCACGCATCTCGCCGCGCGCGATCGGTTGCTACAACGTCTCGTTCCCGGCGATCCAGTCGCCCGACGTCGGCGACACCCGCACCGCCTATCGCATCGACGCCGACTGGCTGCTCGGTGATCACAGCGTCCGCTTCGGGATCGATCGCGAAGAATTCGAGACCGTCGACTTCACTACCTTCTCCGGCGGCATCGGCTATCGCTACATCACCACTGCGGCGGGGCGCGTGCTGACCAATGGCGCGATCGTGCCGGAGGGCGTCACGCAACTGGTGCGCGTGCGCAATTTCGAAAATGGCGGAACGTTCACGACCCTCAACAATGCCTGGTATCTCGAAGACACCTGGCAGGCCACCGACCGCTGGGTGGTCTACGGCGGACTGCGCAACGAAGGATTCGAAAACCGGAACTCGGTCGGCGGGACGTTCGTCGAAATCGCCAACACCTGGGCGCCGCGCATCGGTGCGGCCTGGGACGTGAAGGGCGACGGCACGCTGAAACTGTTCGGCAATGCCGGTCGCTACTTCATTCCGGTGTATGCGAACACCAATGTCCGCCTCGCCGGTGCGGAGAATTTCTGGGAAGAGTTCTATACCTTTTCGGCGATCGATCCGGTCACCGGCGCACCGACGCTCGGCAGCGAGATCGGCGACCGCAATGTCGTGTCCAGCGGCGAGATTCCCGATCCGCGCACGGTCGTCGACAACTCGCTCGATCCGCTCTACCAGGACGAGTTCATCATCGGCTTCCAGAAGCAGATCGCCGAGGGCTGGTCGCTCGGCGTGCGCGCGATCCACCGCGATCTCGGCGCCGGCATGGACGACTACTGCAGCTACAGCTACCCGGCCGAATGGGCGCTCGCGAACGGTTACAGCGAAGCCGAAGCCGACGCCATCGGCAACGCCACCAACCACTGTTTCCTGATGAATCCCGGCCAGGACCTCGACATGAACGTCGACCTGCACGGCGACGGCAACATCACCCGCGTGCTGATTCCGGCGGCGGCTACCGGACTGCCGGCGGCGGTGCGCAAGTACAACGCTGCCGAATTGTTCTTCGAACGCGCCTGGGACAGCACCTGGTTCCTCAAGGGCTCATGGACGATCGCCCACGGCTACGGCAATACCGAAGGCTACGTGAAGTCCGACAATGGCCAGGGCGACGCCGGCATCACCCAGGATTTCGATCACCCGGGCCTGGCCGACGGTGCCTATGGCGACCTGCCCAATGATCGCCGCCACTCGCTCAAGCTGTTCGGCGCCTACAAGTTGAACGAAGCCTGGGAGCTGAGCTCCAGCATCAACGTGCAGTCGGGGCGTCCGCGCAACTGCTTCGGCATCTATGCCGGCACCGAAGATCCGGAAGCGGTGACCTACGGGCCGTCGTCGTTCTACTGCGACACCACCGATGACGGCGTGATCAATCCGCAGTTGACGCCGCGCGGGACCGCCGGTCGCAATCCCTGGAGCTCGCTGGTGAACCTGGGCCTCAAGTACTCGCCGCCATGGGCGACGGGGCTGAGCCTGGAGGTCGATGTCACCAATCTGTTCAATACCCGCAAGAACCTGTCGACGCAGGAAGTGGCCGAGGATTCCGGCGGCGAGCCGCGCGGCGATTACCTGTTTCCGACCCAGATCACCGCGGGACGCCAGGTCCGCTTCGGTCTGCAGTACGACTTCTGA